In Labrus bergylta chromosome 5, fLabBer1.1, whole genome shotgun sequence, the genomic window ATGCatgcatttattattattattcatcctagattttttttttctttttcataaaatacatgaaagtgGTATAGTAGACAAGTAAAACATATGTCTAAATTTGTAAACATACATTCAGATAAGCAGAAAGCATTCTCACATTTTGAGTTGGGTTGGTCATCAGATGCTGTACAGTTGGTCACAGTCTTCTCACACACTCATTTtgtcttgcacacacacacactcacacagatagACAAATGCTGTGCATGACAAACTTCACagcaaatgcatttttttttacatacacatATTTACAGGTGAGTTAGAATTCCTCGTGTTTGGTCCAGAGTCAGTTCATCAAAGCCATGAATCCATTTGTgaaaagtctttgtttttttcctggatctttaaaaaaaaatctgataacaaagaataaagaaaatgtccAGAGATGTGATGTAGTCATTGTGATTAAGAGACAGAGGACACTTCTGTCTTGCTTGCGGAAACTGAGGTCTCATCCTCCACCATGCCACCCATTCCAATAGTGCTCAGCATGCAGTTACGGAACTGAAAAAGAGGGCACAAGGCAAGAAATTTAGATTTTGAATAAATATCTAAATGTCTGAATAAGAAAAGACAATATATGGTACACCATACCTGTTTGTTAAACAGCACATAGATGATAGGGTTGTACAATGCTGAGCTCTTTGCAAAGAAGGCAGGAATAGCTGCTGTCAGTGCTGAGAAGGAAGCTCCCTTGTTCATGAAGATCCAGCCAGCGAAAGAAGCGTATGGTACCCAAGCTACCAGGAAGCCAAACaccatcaacacacacatacgtgtGACTTCCCTCTCAGCCTTCTGGGTAGATTCTGAGTCCTGCTGCTGTGCTGCGGCCTAAAGGGTTTTATATGACAGGAAAAAAATTGAGTTCTGGCAGTAGGAAGAAGTGTCAGCCAATGATCTTTAAGTCTGTgacagataaaaagttcattaAGATTAACTTACAGCTTTGACAGTCAGCACAAGGCTTCCATATGTGAAGAAAATGACGAACACAGGGAGGAAAAAGTGAACTACAAACATGTAGATGACGTATGATTCATTGTTGAAGCCTGGAGCTAGAGTGTAGTAGTCAGGTCCACAGGAGCACTGCATGCCTTCAGGAAGGTACCTGTGTGAaatcatgcagacatgttttatCCGTCCATTCAACCCATTTATCTACATTCAATGTGAACTATTGAATGGTGTGTTGAGTGGTTTAAATATGTATTATTCTTTCCTAGTTTGGCTAAGAAAAAATTACCTTGACCAGCCTACAAGAGGGGGAGCAGCACAAGCCATAGCCATGACCCAAGTGAAAGCAACTCCAGCTGCAGCATGGGTTCCAGAGAACTTGAAGCTTCCCATGGGTTTGCAGACAACGATGTATCTCTCAACAGCCAGGACCACCAATGACCAGAGAGCAACTTCACCTGCAGAATAGAGATAAGATTAAGTATTTAATTCAGCATTTCAACACATTGAAGACACGTTCTTTCTTATTCTTTCATACCTCCAAGTGTGGCCATGAATCCCTCAATAGCACAGAAAGTTGCCCCAAGAATGAAGTAGCCGTTCATAGCAGATGTAATGGTGATGGTGAATCCGAAGGCGCACATGATGAGTCCAGCCACAGCCAGGTTGACTAGGATGTAATTGAGAGGTTGGCGTAGCTTTTTGTTCTGAGCCGTTACGACCAATGTCAGACCGTTGATGGGAGTCCCAGTGCAGATCAGGAAGAACATGTAGAAAGCCAGAAGCTTGAACATGATAGGATCTGCCAAGTAGTACTGCTGGTATTCAAAAGGACTTCTAACAATCCCTGTCCTGTTGGACATGGGGATGTAGAAGTTCTTTCCTTCTGTGCCATTAGGCTCGAATCCTCCTTCCCACGCCATCTTGAGTTGCCTTCTTTGCTGGTACTTCGACTGATTGGCAGTGCACACTGTTGCACTGAAGTTACCCAGGAGCCAAGAGAGACAGCTTAtggtgttgctgctgttgttttataCCCTCCCAGTGTTATCCTCAATTTGACATGATTAGATTACAAGAGGATTGTAAGGAAGAGGAAGGCTCAGGCCTAATTAATAATTGACGTTAAGAAAGGAGAGATTTAGTCCTAAAGAATCAATTACAGTTTGTCAAATATGATAAGGTTTTCTTCACTGATGTGAAGGAAATGCAAATTACCAGAAAATGATTTACTTTTTCATGAGAGAGTGACTTTTTGTCTGTTCCTGCTTTTTCTGAATTTTCCACATGTATTAGGCTACATATCACAATAAAAAACTGAGACATATACTTACTTATATACTTAGATTCTATTGATAGtttaataaatgatttgatATAAATAGTTATTAACCCTTTAATGAAAGggaatcaattatttaatattatagAAAAGAATGACTGAGtaggtttaatttattttatgttcTAATGTTTTGATAAATACACTCTGTAAAGTGCATAGAGGATACATTAATCCCACTTGATCACACCCTCCTTAGAAGCTTCCCACTGCGCTGGTGGGCGTTAAACATATTCAGACTATCTGTTGCTGGGACTTAAGTTTCTTTTCGACAGAGACCACTTtgattaggttttttttttttttttagggggggggcgggggtccACAACCGACACAGCTATGAAACCAGGAAGAAGACAGGTAAAAGCAAAAGCAAGGCTGTTGTTCATATAGCCTAGTTATTTCTCTCTGCCGTAGAGACTGTTTACATTTGCAACTTCACAGTTTCATCGAACTTGTATTTTCTCTTGCGCACGGGCAGCTGGGGCTCACAGGGATTAAAGTAAATGCGACATGGGGCGCCGCGTCCTGGGGAGGGGGGTGTCCTTAAGCCTTAACCTTTTGAACGTAGCACCCACTATTATGTCAATATGAACCCCTCAGACAGTTGGTTTACAGCCCGCTAGTTTTCTACTCCGCTCCACTTGAAACACGCGCGCTCTCTTTCACTCACTGCGCTCAACATGaaaaacgttttttgttttttttcattttacgtTTCAGAAATAAACATGGCTTTTATTCTGGATgggttatttttgttttttttgtttttatccagAAATGTCCAGTTTCAGtgggagagaagagaaagatgCGCGTCCTCGAGTACACGTGGAAATAACTCGGATGAATTCAAATGGTCCACTACACAGTTGGGGGTAAGGAGTGAGCCTGGATTAATCTTTTAATATATTTTGCTTTATGATGTGGTGCTAGTCGGACAGTAGCGTAAAGAATTAGTTAATTGATTCGATCTTGACTATTTACTTACTAAGACTTCATTTACTtcattattcttttattttaggTGGTAAATCAGGTAGGTTTTCTTGATTATGTAGCTCTAGTTTGAggctttttaaatgcattttaggCACATTATACTGTACCTGCTTATAACCTTACTCATATTTACTGCACGATTGCCTTtgttaacttttatttattcgAGTTATGATAAAGTTATATGTGTTTTAACTGAAATTTGTTGCAATAGTTCattgcagcttttggttaagaTGTAACTCTCAATAAAATATAACTTTTGTGTCACACAGCAAAGCTatatttccttaaaaaaacGTAATTGTTCATCGTTGCCACAAAGTGCATTTGATTTGAGAAAGGAATCTTTtggatttaaatatttctgtgttttaaaggaaTAGCAAACTTTTGTATTGCTAAATAAATCCTGAACATGTTTTATGCTTAATATTTGAGAGGACAAAAATGAAAACCCAGAGAGAGGAAGGACTATGTTTTTATTCATAGTTTCTGAAATAACCAAGAGAGGCAAACTAGAAAAAGTGACCATTAGGAAAGCCCCAGATAACAGTTGATATAGATTGCAGCATGGCCTGTTCAAGATTCAAGTCTGGGTTAAGTGGGGTCAAATCCCACAAGACGCTACAAGTACATTAATGAGACTATACATTTCTAATGatggggttaaaaaaaaatgtaaatgtaaatagtTTACATTGAGTTAATGTAGAAACGTGTACTAATGCAAATATGATAGataacttaattttttttaacattatagttactttggtgtgtgtgttgtttcagtctCTTTTGGGATAGattaacagaaagaaagagttgAGTCATTTAGCCAAGGTACTGAACGTCAACCAATGTACTTGAGGTTCCTGCTTGACTCTAGCTGGAGCAACATGTGCTTTCTGTGATCAAGGGCAGAGGTTACATTTCAACACTAGGGGGAGACATAGCCATTGACTCTGGGAATTCATTAATTTCCTGTTTCCATGTAAGCTGCTGTTGCATGCACATTAATTCCTGAGTGGTTACATGTAACCaatgaacaaatcaaacaaaatagATAATTTCACTCAATTTAACTTCCCCCAGGGCTATTCTCAAGAAAGAGATTATGAATTACCCAACCAATGACTGTAAATGTGTGACTACCTTTCTTTGCACTTGTTGAATTAAGACAAATTTTCATATTTGAGATTTCAGTAAAATATAGAGTTAATTTTTTGATCGCCTTGTgccacatttctttttcaatggTGCAGAGACAGAAATTAAGCTGTTGCACAATTTCTGTACACAAGTGGCCCTTTATTTAAGTAACCTtcaataaagaagaaaataaactcGTATAATCTTTTAATTTATTGACATTTATATGATTTGGAATATTGTTATTCTGGGGAAGTCTAAGGGGGTATCAAAATGGAATTTAAGCATTAGAGTTAAAACACTCTTTATATTTTCATTCCATCATTTTAGGGACTTGTGATGTGGAATAGAGTTCAgcttttttaataatgtttggTAAAGTAATACACTTTACTTTTCACAAACTTAAGGTTTGAGCAAGTACATCAATTAATCTGTATTtatatagtgccaattcataacaaacgTTATCGGAAgagactttacaaaaagcaggtaaaaagaccttactcattcttatttaatattacataagagcaggtaaacaaaaacataatcattGCTCTATCACAAAGACCAACCATTAATCCATCACGAGcacagcacttagcaacattgagcaaagttacagtggcaggAAATAAATTCCTttgaagaggcagaaatcttttatttttctacattttgtatatttatatatgtcttttttaaatcttatcttatatttcaacatttactgtatatgtatTAGTCatttttgagtgtttattgcatcgccttgcggaacagtctttacatgtcactgcacatctgtttgagcatgtgacaaataaaaatcttgaatcttgggcaaaaccagactcatacAGGATCATAGAAGAGACATCCAGTGAGCGCTGATATTGAATGAATAAACAGCACTTTTTAATGAACTGTACTATACAGGtgttttaaatattgttcatgAACATTACGTTACTTCTCCTGCTGAACAAtacatgcacaaaaacaacGGTCAGCAGACTCTGATTTCACTGGTTGCATGATAAA contains:
- the LOC110002300 gene encoding green-sensitive opsin, with the translated sequence MAWEGGFEPNGTEGKNFYIPMSNRTGIVRSPFEYQQYYLADPIMFKLLAFYMFFLICTGTPINGLTLVVTAQNKKLRQPLNYILVNLAVAGLIMCAFGFTITITSAMNGYFILGATFCAIEGFMATLGGEVALWSLVVLAVERYIVVCKPMGSFKFSGTHAAAGVAFTWVMAMACAAPPLVGWSRYLPEGMQCSCGPDYYTLAPGFNNESYVIYMFVVHFFLPVFVIFFTYGSLVLTVKAAAAQQQDSESTQKAEREVTRMCVLMVFGFLVAWVPYASFAGWIFMNKGASFSALTAAIPAFFAKSSALYNPIIYVLFNKQFRNCMLSTIGMGGMVEDETSVSASKTEVSSVS